ACACCGTCGCGGTCGACGAACGGGACGCATGACGGTATCGGTCATCCAGTTCGGCGGCTCCAACTGCGACCGCGACGCCGTCCGGGCGCTCGCGGAGATCGGCGTCGACGCCGAACTCGTCTGGCACGAGGACGGCCTCCCCGCGGACGCCAGCGGCGTCGTCTTCCCCGGCGGGTTCTCCTACGGCGACTACCTCCGCGCCGGCGCGATGGCCGCCCGCTCGCCGATCGTCGAGGAGGTCCGCGAAGTCGCGGAGGAAGGAACGCCGGTCCTCGGCGTCTGCAACGGCGCCCAGATCGGCTCCGAGTCGAGTCTCACTCCTGGCGCGTTCACGACCAACCGGAGCGCTCGCTTCCAGTGCGAGCACGTCCACCTGCGCGTCGAGAACGCCGACACCCCGTGGACCGCCGCCTACGAGGAGGGCGACGTGATCGAACTCCCGATCGCCCACGGCGAGGGCCGCTTCGAGATCGAAGACGACCGTCTCGCGGAACTCGAACGCGAGGACCGCGTCCTCTTTCGCTACTGCGACGCGGACGGCAACGTCACCGACGACGCCAACCCCAACGGCTCGAAGGGCAACGTCGCGGGCGTGCTGGGCACCCGCGACTCCGTGGCCGTGCTGATGCCCCACCCGGAACGCGCCGCGCTGCCCGACATCGGCCCCACGGACGGCCAGGGCGTGCTGCAGGGCTTCGCGGAGTAGGCGAACTCGACCGCTGCAAGTCCGTCGCTCGTTCTCTCCGCTCCGGAATCGGCCCGGGGACTCAAATTCCGTCGACCCCTACCTGTAGCTATGGCGACGACTGACGAGGCCGACGAGGCCGACGAGACGGAGCGCGTCTGGCTGGTCGAACGCACCTACGGCGACGACGAGCAGAACATGATCATCCTGACCTACGCGACGCCGGACGGCCGCCGCGACTACCGGAAGGAGCGCGCCCTCACCAGTTTCACCGGGCCGGGACGCGCCACGTCCGTCTCCCTGGAGATGGAAGCGGCCAATCTGGGAACCGTCGACGACGAGGAGACCCGACAGCGCTACGAAGCGGAAGTCGAGCGGATGCGGGAGACCCACGACCCCGACGACACGCTGTAGTTCTCCAGCCCCATCGTGTCGATCCGACGGCCTCCCTCCGGTCGGCCGCCCGGCTCGCGGCACTCTCACGGGCTTCGCCCGTTCGAGTCGAGGTCGAAGACCTCGCACTCCCCGCTCGCCCGTTCGGAGGGCTCCCGATGGTCGCCCTCCCGCTGCTCACGGCTCACTTCGTTCGCCGCTCGCTCGTTCGGCGATCCTCACTCCGTTCGGATCGCCCGGCCAGCAACCTTATCCCTCGACTCTCCGACACGCGGGTAGGTGACCTACTCGTGTCGAACCTCGTACTGACGGCCGTCCTCCTGCTCGTCGGTATCGCCCTGACCGTCGGTGGCGTGTTCTTCTACCGCACTGGACTCAAACTGTTCGGCTTCCTGCTCGGCGGCGGTGGCGGTTTCTTCGCGGCCAGCACGATGAGTCTGGGCCCGATTCCGACCATCGCGGTGATCCTCCTGCTTGGCTTCGTCGGCCTCGCGATCGCGAACAAGATCTATCTCATCATGCTCGTCGTCCCCGGCGCGGTCACGGGTTTCGGGGCGGCGCTCGCCTACACGGGGACGTCGATGGACCCGCTGACGAACCTGCTGGATCCCGTGATCCTCGCGGGGCCAGTCATCGGCGCGGTCCTCGCAGTCTTGCTCCAGAAGGTCGTCGTCGTGTTCGTCAGCGCGGCCTGGGGGGCAGTCCTGATCTGGGCCGGCCTGGATGCGAGCGCGATCGTCGCCCCGCTCGCCGCCCTCTCGGTGCCGACCCCGCCGACCTGGATCGCCGCCGTGATCGCCGGTGGCGTCGCCGTCCAGATCGTCACCTGGGCGCTGTTGCGACACTACGACGACGACGAACTGAAAGCGAAGGTGAGCGGGCTGTTCGGTCGCGGCTCCGGCGGCGGGCAGCCCGAAGGCGGGATCTGAGCTACCGCGTGAGCGGCTGGTTGTAGCCGGTTTCCCGATCGAGAACGATCTCCCAGGTGCGCTCGCACTCACAGGAGACCTGCTCGAACACGGAGGGATCCTGCCGGAGGTCGAAGTCCTTGATCGCTTTCTGCACCCGATCGTCACATTCCCCGCAGTTGTGGGCGCCGCGGTCGCTGCCGTGGCCGACGGGGTCGGAGACGACGATGACGTCCTCCTCAGCTGTGGACTCCAGCACGTCGGCGACCGACCAGAGCCACGGCGGTCGGTAGCCCCCGTCGTGGTACAGGTCCTCGACCATCGTGTGGCGCTGGACGTTCGTGGGGTTCATCGAGACGGTGTGACAGCCGTCGACGGCGGCGCACTTCCGCACCGAGCGCTTCATGTCCTCGAGCGCTTCCGGTTCCGAGAGGAAGGGCGGCTTCATCAGGAGGTAGGCCTTGATCCCCGCGCCGACGTCCTGCGCGTCGGCGGCGGCGCGCTCGAACTCCGCGAACTCGAAGTACTTGTTCACGCAGTCGCGGCGGACCCGATCGGTCGCGGTCTCCAGCCCCACCGCGACGTCGGTCTCCAGGCCCTGGTCGGTGAAGTCCTCGATCTTCTCGCGCTCGACGAAGTCGGGGAGGGACTCGACGACGATGCGGTCCCGGTCCGCGAAGGTCTCGGCGATGGCCTGCCGGGTTTCTGCAGGGACCTCGCGCTCGTCGAGGAAGGAGCCGGAGGTGTAGATCTTGATGAGGCCGGAGGGGTCGTCGGCGTTCTCCGCTTCGTGTTCCAGACAGACGTCGATCTGGGCCATCAGGTCCTCGTGGGCGACCGAGCCACCCTCGACGGATTCGGCGACGTAGCCGCACATGGTGCAGCCGCCGGCGCGGGCCCACCGGCACCCGCCGGTGTTGAGGATGATCGTCAGCGACTGGTAGACGCCGTCGGGCGTGTTGTCCTCGTCGATCCAGACGCGCGTCGGCTCGCGTGGGTCGTAGGTCTCGTCCTTGCGCGAGCGGATCTCCCGCATCGCCTGGTTGTGGGCGTCCATCCCCTTCCCCTGCTCGTAGACTTCGGGGCTCGGCTGACTCATTGCCCTCCCTACCGGTCCGAAGGGTAAAATCCTCTCGTCACCGATCCGCCCGCGACCCTCGCCACTTATCGAGCGGTCGGAATCGCACGCGGTCGGTCAGTGGTCCCCAGAGTGCGGCGACGACCGACGCGCCGACGGCGTTGGCGACGGCGTCCCCGAAACTGAAGGATCGGTACGGACTCGCGAGCTGGAGGAGTTCGACGCCGAAGCCGAAGGACACCGCGACGGCGAAGGCCAGGGCCGCGATTCGCTCGACGCGACCGTCCACGAGCGCGTAGCCGAGCGCTCCGGTCAGTGTCAGGTAGGCCGCAATGTGCAGGTACTTGTCGAAGCCGATGGGTCCGGGAAACGCGGGTCCGGGACCGCCCGTCGGCGGTCGCGTCACCGACGACCAGACGACGACCGCGGCGACGAGCGCGACCGCCAGCCAGCGCACCCAGCTCGGCAGCAGCGGGACGCGGAGCGACCCCATACCCGTCGGGCGAACCCGGAGTCACCTATGTCTACTCATCGAGACCCAACGCAGTCGTCCGTTGGCCCGTGTCGTACCGGCCGTGGCCGGGTAACTGATTTCGGTTACCAACCCCGAACAACGAATAACACGTTTCGGCCCGTACTCTAGGTTGGTACGTTAATTCATGACAGACCTCGGAGGTTTCCACGACAACGTGGCACGCGTCGATCTGAGTGCGGGGGACGTGCAGTACGAGGGCATCGACGACGAGGACGCACAGAAGTACATCGGTGCGCGCGGCCTCGGCGTCAAGTACGTCTTCGATCAGGGCCCCGAGGTCGACCCCCTCGGGGAGGAGAACCTGCTCGCATTCATGAACGGTCCGCTCACGGGTACCCAGACCACCATGAGCGGCCGGATCGCGATCTGTACGAAGTCGCCGATCGCCGGTCAGGTGACCGACTCCCACCACGGTGGCTGGTCGGGGGCCCGCCTGAAGTGGGCCGGCTTCGACGGCCTGCTGTTCGAGGGCCGGGCTGCGGACCCGGTCTACGCCGTCGTCGAGGACGGTGAAGTAGAACTCCGGGACGCCTCCCACCTCTGGGGGACGGGCGTCCACGAGACTCGCGACACGATCGAAGAGGAGGTCG
Above is a genomic segment from Halorientalis sp. LT38 containing:
- the purQ gene encoding phosphoribosylformylglycinamidine synthase I, producing the protein MTVSVIQFGGSNCDRDAVRALAEIGVDAELVWHEDGLPADASGVVFPGGFSYGDYLRAGAMAARSPIVEEVREVAEEGTPVLGVCNGAQIGSESSLTPGAFTTNRSARFQCEHVHLRVENADTPWTAAYEEGDVIELPIAHGEGRFEIEDDRLAELEREDRVLFRYCDADGNVTDDANPNGSKGNVAGVLGTRDSVAVLMPHPERAALPDIGPTDGQGVLQGFAE
- a CDS encoding archaeosine biosynthesis radical SAM protein RaSEA; this encodes MSQPSPEVYEQGKGMDAHNQAMREIRSRKDETYDPREPTRVWIDEDNTPDGVYQSLTIILNTGGCRWARAGGCTMCGYVAESVEGGSVAHEDLMAQIDVCLEHEAENADDPSGLIKIYTSGSFLDEREVPAETRQAIAETFADRDRIVVESLPDFVEREKIEDFTDQGLETDVAVGLETATDRVRRDCVNKYFEFAEFERAAADAQDVGAGIKAYLLMKPPFLSEPEALEDMKRSVRKCAAVDGCHTVSMNPTNVQRHTMVEDLYHDGGYRPPWLWSVADVLESTAEEDVIVVSDPVGHGSDRGAHNCGECDDRVQKAIKDFDLRQDPSVFEQVSCECERTWEIVLDRETGYNQPLTR
- a CDS encoding VanZ family protein — protein: MGSLRVPLLPSWVRWLAVALVAAVVVWSSVTRPPTGGPGPAFPGPIGFDKYLHIAAYLTLTGALGYALVDGRVERIAALAFAVAVSFGFGVELLQLASPYRSFSFGDAVANAVGASVVAALWGPLTDRVRFRPLDKWRGSRADR